The window TGCGTTCCCGCTCCACCACCCGGCCTAACTGGGCGCCAATATGCAGCAGGACTTCCATCAGCAGATGGTCAGTGGGACGTGGCTCTGTGGTGTAGAACTCCAGCACGGCCACCACCTCCTGGCCGATCAGGGCTGGAAAGGCGAAGCCGGCCCCCAGCCCGGCCGCGGCCGCCGCCGCAGCCCGCTGGAAGAGTGGCTCGGTGCAGGCATTCTCCAGCCACAGGGGCTGGCCGGTGGTGTAGACGGCGTGGATCAGCCCTCCCGGATCGCTGGCCCGTACGCACAGGGGGCGGGTGGCCTCGATGAACGGGGCAAATCGTTCGGTCTCGCCTGCGATATACCAGATGTCGGTGGAATCCATGGTGCGCCGGGCCGGGTTGGCCATGTAGGCGTGGGCCAGGGGCCAGCCAATGTGGGTGCAGATGCGTTCCATGGCGAAGTGGAGGGCCTGCTCCACGTTCGTGGACTCATTGGCCGCCACCGCGATCTCCTGCAGGAGCTTGACCGTGGCGTTCCGCTGGCGCACCATTTCCTGGGCCTGGCGCCGCTCGATGGCATAGCGTATGGCGCGGACCAACAGGGAGCTGTCCACCTGCCCCTTGACCAGGTAGTCCTGGGCTCCGGCACGAACCGCTTCCAGGGCGAACTCCTCGTCGTCCAGCCCGGTGAGCAACAGGATGGGCGTGTCCGGCGCGTGATTTTGGACGGCGCGAAAAGTGTCAAAGCCCTGGCTGTCGGGCAGGTTCAAGTCCAGCAGGATAACGTCTACCGGGCTTTCCTGCAGGAACTGAAGCGCCTTCTCCAGGCGATCCCGATGGGTGAGGCGCGACGGGAAGGCCGGCGCCATACGCAGGTATTCCTGGATCAGGCGGGCATCGCCTGGGTTATCTTCGATGAGTAAGATGTGGTTGGTGTGTTGAACCATCATTGATCGTCCGGGGGAAGTTTCACAATCGTTAGCCAGAAATCCTCGACCGACTTCACCACCTTCATGAACTGCTCCAAATCCACCGGCTTGGCGATGTAGCAGTTGGCGTGGAGGTCGTAACTGCGCAGGATGTCCTCATCTGCCTCGGAAGTGGTCAGGATGACCACCGGGATACGCCGCAGGCTGGAGTCCTGTTTGATCTCGGCCAGCACTTCTCGCCCATCTTTTTTGGGCAGGTTGAGATCCAGCAGGATCAGATCCGGTCGAGAGACGCCGGTGTAGGGTGCCTCCTGGCGCAGGTAGGCCATGGCCTCCACCCCGTCCCAGGCGACGTTGAGGCGGTTCTGAACTTTGGCTTCTTTGAGGGCTTCCATGGTCAAGCGGACGTCACCCGGGTTGTCTTCCACCAGCAGGATGTCAATGGGTTTGAGCGACCAGACACTCATGGGTGATTTCTTCCTTTCGTCCTCAGAGGGGACATAAAGACATAGAGGCAGGCCATTCCGTCAGCGTTGAACCGGCTTCACGTTCAGGTAACGCTGTATCCACAATGGGGGGAAGTATGCCCAGGTAACGGCGATCGCTGCCAGCAGCCCCAAGAATTGGCTGAGCAAGCGAAGGCCAATGGCGCCGCTGGCATTGAGCATCATCACCAGCAACGATCCCAAGAACCAGGTTAGAATGCTTCCACTTACCAGCACAATCCGAAACTGCTGAGACCGATCGTGAATCCGAAAGGCCAGGCTCAGATAGCCCAGGGCCCCGAGGAACACCGGGCCGATGAGCAGGAGGAGGGCCGGAAGCACCCAGGCAGGGCTGGATTTACCATTCGCCGCTCCTCCAGAATCCAGGGTGGCTGACAGGTTCGCGGTGATCAAGTAGAGCAGGACCACATAGACAGTCCCGTAAAACACAAGGGACGGAACCAGAAGCCGGGGGTTGCCCGTAAAAAGATAGAGAAAATAGTAGGACAATCCCCATACAGCTGCGCAGACAAGTAGCAGGTTGAGATACGTTGCAGTGCCGTTGAGTCCTGGATCGGCAACACCGAATAGCTGCAGCAGATTGCGCACAGTGCTAACCAGGGTGGTGCCGGCCAGGCCAAACCACCAGAGCATAAAGAGTCGCCAGGCCAGGCGCTCACGAGGATCCTCTAATTTCCGGGCCGAAAGGTGATAGCCGACGAACAAGTAGAGAGCGCCTGCGGCCAGGGATGTAAGTGTTAGAGGCCATGACACCAGTGTTGCCATCGTTCACCTATCGATGGGGTCATAAATCCCATACACCATCTGAAAATGTTGTGGAATATCGAACCTGTGGGACAGATGCCAGAGCTTCTTGGCCGTCGTCCCAAGTTGACTTGCCCTAAATCAGGCGCTCGGCCCGGGCTTCCAGAGAATCCTGCCGCCCGTTCGTTTGCGACTCGGGCTCTGGCTGGTGGCGGGCCAGTTCTTCCAGGTGAGCCTGGGCCACCGGATCTCCCGCGGGTACTTCCTCCTCCTCAGGACGATCCGGCAGTTCGAAGAAGAATGTGGTGCCCTGCCCGGGCTCTGACTCCACCCAGATGCGCCCCCCGTGCCGTTCTACGATGCGCTTGCATAGGGCCAGGCCAATGCCGGTGCCCGGATACTCGGTCTTGGCGTGGAGGCGCTGGAAGATGACGAAGATCCGTTCGTGATAGGCCGGGTCAATGCCGATGCCATTGTCCTGGACAGCAATGCGCCAGCCATTAGGCTGCCGGGTAGCCCAGACGTGAATGCGTGGCGGCTCTTCCTTGCGGAACTTGATGGCGTTGTTGATGAGGTTTTGGAAGAGCTGCACCAACTGGGCCTGGTCAGCCCAGACGGTGGGCAAAGGTTCGGCAATGATCTGGGCCTGATTCTCCTCGATGGCCACGGCCAGGTTGGCCATGGCCTGTTGAAGGGCCTGGTTGCAATCGGTGGCGGCGAATTCCCGGCCGCGGGTGCCGACCCGGGAATAGGCCAACAGGTCGTTGATCAGGCGCTTCATGCGGGTGGCGCCATCCACAGTATAGGCGATAAATTCCCGGGCATCTTCGTCCAGCTTGTCTTTGTACCGGCGTTCCAGCAGTTGTAGATAGCTGGTGACCATGCGCAGGGGCTCCTGCAGGTCGTGGGAAGCCACGTACGCGAATTGGGCCAGGTCCGCATTGGAGCGGCGCAGCTCTTCGGTCTGACGCTGGAGCATCTCTTCCGCTGCCTTGCGTTCGGTGATGTCCCGGGCCACAGCGTAGATCAGGCGTTCCTCTTCATCGAAGATGGCACTCCACAAAAGCCATTTGTAGGAACCATCTTTACACAGATAGCGGTTCTCAAAGTTGTGTAACGGCATGCCCTGGCGGAGCCGTTTGGCCATTTCCAGGGTACGCTCCCGGTCGTGGGGGTGGACCAGGGCGTGGGCCGGCATACCGTGCAACTCCTCGAGCTCGAAGCCCAGGGTCGTGGACCACATGGGGTTGAGCTCCTGGAAGCGGCCTTCAAAGTCAAGGATAGCCAGCATGTCCAGGGAAAGGTTAAAGAATTGGTCCGCCCGACGACGCCATTGGATACGTTGGACCGAGAGGGCCTCGGCCATGCGGTTGAACTCCTGGGCCAGCAGCCCCAGTTCATCCCGGCTGCGGACGGGCAAACGCAGGCTGAAGTCGCCCTGGGCAAAGCGGACTGCTCCTTCCTGCATCTGTTGAATAGGACGGGTGAGGGAGCGGGAGAGACCGGTGGCGATGACGGAAACCGCCAACAAGGTGATGCTGCCGATCAGCAGCATGGAGTGGCCGAAGTCCCAGATGGGCTGGTAGGCCTCCCGCTGTTCCATCTCGGCGACCAGGCAGAGCTCCTGGGCCGGCATCCAACGGTAGGCGCTGAGGACCGGCACGCCCAGATAATTGGTACCCAGCAAAAGTCCACTGTTGCCGGCCAGG of the Litorilinea aerophila genome contains:
- a CDS encoding response regulator, whose amino-acid sequence is MSVWSLKPIDILLVEDNPGDVRLTMEALKEAKVQNRLNVAWDGVEAMAYLRQEAPYTGVSRPDLILLDLNLPKKDGREVLAEIKQDSSLRRIPVVILTTSEADEDILRSYDLHANCYIAKPVDLEQFMKVVKSVEDFWLTIVKLPPDDQ
- a CDS encoding sensor histidine kinase, with translation MFSNLKLAPKLTLVFVTFASVLLAGVGWLGYLSGRSSLQNAISAELAAVALEKQAALESWMAQEVEVLNALARSQPVQTLTHQMLTGTDPATVREAHDQLVTELLHWVEEANSYQELMVLDGSTGRVVASTSPAEEGKFKEDRPFFRNGLQGPFLQAPYYSVSLQQLAMTAGAPIRASDGAVLGVLAGRLNLAAMNEILTRRSGRHATDDVYLVNRANFFVSQPRWIDDPAVLRRGIHTPAVQQCLAGNSGLLLGTNYLGVPVLSAYRWMPAQELCLVAEMEQREAYQPIWDFGHSMLLIGSITLLAVSVIATGLSRSLTRPIQQMQEGAVRFAQGDFSLRLPVRSRDELGLLAQEFNRMAEALSVQRIQWRRRADQFFNLSLDMLAILDFEGRFQELNPMWSTTLGFELEELHGMPAHALVHPHDRERTLEMAKRLRQGMPLHNFENRYLCKDGSYKWLLWSAIFDEEERLIYAVARDITERKAAEEMLQRQTEELRRSNADLAQFAYVASHDLQEPLRMVTSYLQLLERRYKDKLDEDAREFIAYTVDGATRMKRLINDLLAYSRVGTRGREFAATDCNQALQQAMANLAVAIEENQAQIIAEPLPTVWADQAQLVQLFQNLINNAIKFRKEEPPRIHVWATRQPNGWRIAVQDNGIGIDPAYHERIFVIFQRLHAKTEYPGTGIGLALCKRIVERHGGRIWVESEPGQGTTFFFELPDRPEEEEVPAGDPVAQAHLEELARHQPEPESQTNGRQDSLEARAERLI